In Colletotrichum higginsianum IMI 349063 chromosome 1, whole genome shotgun sequence, the DNA window CGTCCCGgatcgacgtcggcgcccccATGAGGGCCGAGAACTCCCGGTCGAGGGTGTAGACGACCCAGAAGACGATGTTGCAGCGGCGCGAGTACTCGGtgccgacgacctcctccGGCATGTGCCTGTAgatgccctcgacgatgccgatgcGCAGCGCCTGGCCGATCTACGCGTGCGtcagcctctctctctcgctctctctcgctttcTCTGCGTGTAGAATGCAAAGAAGGCCTTTTGTGTGTCTATGGGGGTTCAAAGGGCCACACCTACATGTTGATACGCCGCCAGCCTCATGTCCAAACACTGGAAATACAcggccgccagcgccagaGCCTGGATCGAGAGGATCGAGTCCGGGTTCAGCCCGGACAGGTCCGGCAGCAACGCCATCGCCCGGGCGGCGTACTGGGCCCCCGGGGGCGCCGTGGCATgcgggccgccgccgctcacCACGAAGGCCTTGCCAAAGGCCAGGATGAGCAGGTACTGGGCGTACCACAgccgcgacgaggccgccttggccgccggGTCCTCGTACAGCTCGCGCATCTCGCGCAGGAAGGacggctcgtcgacgaggtagaagacggcgccgaggtagAACTTGGCCGTGTTGAAGAGGAACATGGCGTAGTCCAGCGGCGGGAGGTTCGAGACGTCGGGGGCCTCGGAGGCGCCGAGCGGCGTCCAGTGCATCCTGAAGGCGCCCTCGTGCGGGAGGTGCCACGGGTCCGGGGCGGCCTCCGGGATGCGTTTcccgaggagggcgaggacaCGCCGGCAGAAGgaccacgacgacgtcgggCCCATGTACCCTGGAATGTGGAAATCAGCAAAAGTGGTTGGTTCCCCCGTCGACATGAAGGGGTCAAGGGGGtcaaggggggaggggggagaagcTGAGGTGGGTTTTCCAACTCACAGTACCGTTCGCCGACTTTTGCAAACGTGTAGTCGTTGTCCACCAAAGGGTTCTGCCGGAACCCGGGCCCGAAGTCGCTCTGCTCCCCGAGGGCTGACGGGGCGTCTTCCACCTCCGTGTCGGGTTCGGAGGCCGCGGGGCCACCCGGACGCGGACTGTCTGTAGGACGCGGTGTAAGTcataaaataaaaataaaacaTCTTGTTCTCATGCAGAGAGATAACTGAGATGCTGGTAGAGCAGCGTACCATTACTCGGGGTCTCCAGCtgaccggcggcggcggcatcctcgcTCGGGCCCAGAGACGTGGGATGCGGCGTCGCGTATGCATCTGCGTACCGGCCCcggacgtcgtcctcggcatcgtcggcgcggctgacggccctcgccgagcggTCCGACGCCTGCTCGCTGTTCCGTCTCTGGTTCTGAAGCTCACGGAGGTAACTGTGCGGAGTGGAGTCAGATGGCCATCGTTGGTCCGGCAACTATAGCAAAACTCATGCTCAACACACAAcaactcaactcaactcaCCTCTCCGGCACCGACACCCtcttgtcctcggccgcAAAGATGCACCGGTGCTTCTTCCTGTCGCAGCGGGCGCACGGCTGCGAGCCGGAGCACTTGACCTTCATCACCCGACATCGTTCGCACCTTTTCGCGGCATGTCAGTCAGATCGGTTCCAATTCACTCCCCTCCCCTAATTCTCCACGGGATGATCGAAGCCCCCCTCGCCGGCTCGTGGCACGCACGCTTTTTGGCATTTCTTGGTCACTTTGTATTGTCCCTGGCTTAGTTGCGGCATGACGGACTGTTCTCGTGGGGCCTACTCAAAGACTTCATGTCGGTCTTCCGCAGCGGTAGGGCAAGGCAGGTCGGGGGGGGGTTGGCAGGCAGGTTATCGCGATGGTGTTTGGGTGGCAGcacaggacaggacaggaACGGCTTGATATGTCGGAGCAGCGTCCCGACAAGTGTCTTGATGGGCAGCGCGCCCTGCCGTCTTTATTGGAATGGCAGAGTTGGGGAAAAGACCTTTTAGCGTTATGGGGGCGTGCCTTATCACGCCTATCATACCCCCCCGTCTgtggtctggtctggtctgggGTAGAATGACTCGCCGCAGGTAACCGGTTATCTTCTGGTGCTGGGACTGGTTGATTCTGCTGGTTGGTAttggtggtgctgctgctagATCTTGTACCCCACAGAATCTCAGTCCAGGGGGAGACACAGACTCCTCACTGACTGTCTCCCTCCCTTGAGTCCTGTCCTGGACAAGCAGACATGAATCATTATCATCGCGGGGAAGATCGACAGTGACGACGACATGGGGGTGCAAGTTGGAGATCCTGGGGTTGACGAGGGAGCACGAGACCACTCGGTTTCGGGGAGCAAGCTTGCAGCAACGTTGTGTACCTGTACCAGCATTGTGCCACGAGACAGGACGGGTTTGTCCATTGTGATGtgccccccgcccccctgaAATTTGCTCCGGCAGACCCGACTATGAAGGGAATATCTCAAGACACGAAAGGGGACAAAGTGTTGAGAgaagacgacaacaacgacaacaatACCAAGATAGGAGGGACGAATAAAGAGTCTTTTCTTTATCTGCGGACTCCCATCATGGCCTGATTCCTGGCTCCGTCGATCGCAGTCGAGATAGATACCACAATCATGTCTCCTCGGCTCGGCCAAGTCGGCATGACCGAAAGGTTGCGCAATGTCCACGTCGGGTGGCGCATCCGACATTTCCGTCCCCAttcccatctcatcccatcccgaCAACGCCTCCAAGGTGGAGATCGGGGGGCCCATCCGACGCGATGCCATGCGAAGCTAGTCACACCAATTACCCGAATCGATGCTATCAGCGAGAAACGCCTGTGACCGGGTAAGTAGCCGACTCTGAATGATAGTTGATTCATCCATGCTCCTTACAGTCAGGATGACTTCAATCAAAGAAAATGACATGCAAATTCATCCAGACTGTAATTACCTGAACAACCATGATGAGAAGTGGCCCCAAGTTGCTCCGCCTGACAGCACAAAGGTAGGTTGAGTGACTGCAACATGAGTTGACTACGCAAAGACTGACCGGTCCGCGGGGTTCAAGGCCGCAGACAAGCCGTCTTGTTCAGCGAGGCAACTTGACCGGACCAAGAATGGCTGCCAGTAACTCTTCAAACTCGAAAGGAGCAATTGTCGAGAGAGTAGACAACTTTGATGAAATCCAGTCTAAACGGCCCAAGTTCGATCACTCGGGCACGCCAATCGAAGTCACCCAGTCCCCAGACCCGCGCTGGACTTACGGACAAGGCGTCCGGACCAGGGGCGGCGACTCGGCGGTCCCTTCACACAGGGAGATCGACCCCTGCGCGCCAGACCGTCCGATGATCAGCAACTACCGGCTGCTGGTCTCCGGCATCGCACCCCGGCCCGTGGGCTTCCTGAGCACCGTGTCCAGCGACGGGAGGAAGAACCTGGCGCCCTTCAGCTACTTCCAGGTCGTGGACCACGACCCGCCTAcgttcgtcgtcggcttctcgTCGCgcgcgggggcggcggccgccggcccGGGGAAGGACTCGTACCGCAACCTCAGGGACACGGGCGAGTGCGTCATCAACACCGTGTCCGAGGACAtgatcgaggccgtcaacgccACCTCCATCGACGCGCCGCCCGGCGTGTCCGAGTGGGACATCTCTGGCCTCCGCGAggcgcccgccgccacggtgaggccgtcgagggtcCGCGAGTCCGTCTTCTCGatcgaggccaaggtcgtcgacgtcaaggagctcggcggccatgCGGAGGGCGGgaagagcgccgccgcccccgccgccggtATGGTCCTGCTCAGGGCCACGAGGTTCTGGGTCAGGGAGGATGCTGCGGACGCCGACTTCAGCCACATTGAGCTGGATAAGCTGCGCCCTGTTGGTCAGCTTGGCGGCAGGTCCTATGGCCGGATCACGTCGACGTTTGAGGTACCTCGTAGACGATGGCAAGACGAGGAGCCACGGAGCGAGTTGCTGCAGGGCTTGAGCAGGGCTCGGCAAGATCAAGAGTAGGTTTGAGCGGAGATGTCGACTCGATTGTATAATGAGTTCTGTGTCATGTCGTGAGTGCCTATTATCAAACACATCCAGTAGGGATAGAGAACTGTATCAAGGTCCTTGCCTCCCTCTTACGGCACTCAAACGTATATCAATACGGGTTCAAGTAGAAGATGAGCCCAGGAAATGTAACCATCATTGCTGGCTGTTACACACAGTCATCTTCTCCTGTGCATGCCATGAACTTATATCAAAGGCTTCACACATCAGTCTCGAGTCTGCCGCCGAACAAGAGGGTGTGTTTGATAGAATTTTCTCAGTGTTTTTGAGAGTCGTTATTGGATATCTTGGATCTAAATCAATCATGATGCATCGCtttgaaaaaaaaaaaaatttgAGAAATCCAGAAATAACACCAACCCCCCAGTACTCAAACAGCCAACCCAACCAAAACCGCTAACCCTCACCCAAACACCCGACGGCGCAGCTCGCTCTTCAGGGACCCGAGCATATGCGCGCTCTGCTCGATGGCGCCCTTGTTCTCGACGGCCCGGCGGTGCAGGTATCCCATGCACTCCGAGACGGACCCCCAGGGCAGGTACTTGAAGGGCTTGGGGATCGCCTCGCGCCGCAGGCCAGAGTCCGCCAGGCAGGCGTCGTAGTTGTCGAGCAGCTCGCAGCTGAGCTCGTCCGCCATGCCGAGCAGCTGGCCGCACTCGAGCTCCGTCGTggggaggccgtcgaggaggcggcggcggtggttcgcgatggccgtcgacgagctggcgGCGTTGTGCGTCGCGAGGAAGAGCGCGCTCGACGGGAACGACAGGGAGGCGTCAGCCGAGGGGGGCAGCCTCTGGGAGATGAACATGTCGGTGATGTCGTCAAAGTTGCGGTCCGTGTCCTCCTTGGTGTCGTGGATCAGGGACCGCGTCTCGTTCTCGATGTAGGCCCCGCGCACCAGCTTGACGCCCAGGCTCCAGCCCTCGCGGGCCGCCAGCGCCATGTGCCGCTCGGCTTTGGCCTTGGAGGCCTTGAGGTACGACTGGATCGTGTTGTAGACCAGCGGCTTGCTCTCGCGGTTGTGGCGCCTCATGAGGTCGATGGTCCACTCGTCCAGCTGCGGCTGCAGCGCTTGCTGCTCGGCGTCGATCCAGAGGCGGGAGCCCTGCTTCCGGGCCTCGTCGCACATCTCGTCCAGGGCATCGCGGATGACATCAGGGATAGGGGCGTGGGCTCGCATCGCGTCTACAGCGATGGGACCAGCGCCGGTGATTCTGGGGAATACGTGTTAGTCAGGATCTTTTTGTATGCGGGAGTCAAGGTTGGACGAGATAAAAAAACGTACTTGACGGCCAGGAAATCGCCAGGAGCCAGCATGCGAAGGGTCTCGATGTTGCCCTTCTTCCACAGGTCCACCATCTCGTAGAACGGCGCGGCGTAGTCCCCGGCGGGtgcgtcggcgccggcttcctTGGTGTCCAGAACGATTTCCTTTGCGTAGTTGAGAATGACACCCTGGTACCCCATGCGCTTGACGCTGTTCACGGTCTTTGTGACCTGCTGCAGGTTCTCGCCGGCGCAGAAGTGGTCGTAGATGGTCCAGCGCAGCAGCCTGTTCAGCACGGGGTTCCTGTCGGGGTTGAAGAGTGCCATCTTGGACTTGGCGATGaagtggaggaggggcagggcGGGCTTCATgagcagcggcgacgacatgAACTGCGTGAGGACGAGTGACCGCACAAGAGCCAGCGTCGGTAGCCTCGACAGAGGCGATTTCCCTTGTGTGGATGAAGCCGCCGTCTGTGTCGTCTTGCCCACCGGCGTgacggtggtggttgtggcagcggcggcggcggtactGTTATATCTCGCCGCGCCCTGCCGCCGGAGGACCCCGAAGAGAGGCACCGGCGCCTGGTTACACACGACGAGTCTGGCAGGCATCGTGATAAACTTGGGAAAGGCTTGAGGGTTTGGCGAGACTGAGACGCAAAGCCAGTTGAACGGATGGGAAGAAGGGTGTCTGGGCACCAGTATTTATCATTCAAGGACGGCTACGGGCGGCATAAAACTCACTCTCGAATCGAGTCGCGGCCGAGCCAGACTATCGTCGAAGCATGTTCTCCGACGCCAGGGGAGACCCTCTTCCACCCCCACCATCCATCGACGTTCCGACACTGGGTCTTTGCGCTCTGGGGAAAGAcagactgactgactgctTACCGTGTTACGTTTGGATTTTGCGGCTCTGCCCCGTCCATCGTGCTACTGCGGCCCATTTGCCGCTGAAATCATTACTTCACGGGTGGGTAAGACAAGATTGTCCATCAAGGGGGGTCATCGGAGATGCCATTGGGTCCCTGATGAGATCGGGGTCCTCTGACAGGCCCGTTATCGGGAGCTTTTGAGTTTAGATCCATGAGATAACAATGACCAAGTGACCAGAATCGGGGAGGGTCTTGGACCATCGAGGGGCACCCCCGGGAGCGGCAGATATCGGTGTACGCGTTCCGACATGTCGGATCGGCTGCGCTAAGAATGTCGGAAGAGCATCCCGACAATGCCAAGCATGTAACACGAGGCCTCGGTCTCAGACGGTGGGTGTTTTGGTTCCTCTATTTATGCAATCTCTTCGTCAAAAGGCATAAAGAGACTTCTTTGACCTGGGCATTAACACATGCGTGTGCTCGGAACTGTTCTATTATCTGTGTATGCTGCGGATACAACATTATCGGGCAGCTATAAGCAACAGCGCCGTAGATGTAGCGAAGATATCGAACAAAGTGTCAAGCTGTCCCAGGGGCTTTGATTTACAAAACCGAATCAACCGAAAAAATGCGTCTCAGCTAGCAACCTGATTTCAACTCGGCCAACCGACAGATCTTCTCCAACACAAAAAGTCCGATGGCAGTGCCGAATTGGTAGGCTCAGTTGACTGACGCAGATGCCACGACTCAAACATGAGACTGCCAGCCGAGTTGGCCGGAGAATCGGCAAATAAAAAAAGGCTAAACGGGAACGAGACAGAGAAAATAGATAGAGTTGTTGACTCGGGGTGGTGTGAGGCGCGATTTTGGAAACCGAGCTTGACTTCTGCATGAAAATTAGCATTCCGCTGCGGGCTTTAAAGTACGGCTCTGGACGAGGATGGAACAGTAGACAAACCGCACATAAGCTGATTGACTCAGGGACTCAAGGTATCCAGCACCTTATCCTCCAAGTGTGCGCCGTAAATGGGCGGAATATCTAGCACACCGTTCTGCAAGGTTACGTCGTTCGTCCCCGTCATGTCCTCTGGCCAAACAAACGTCTCGCTCCCGTCGATCGGCAGCTGAGGTGAAATAAAGAGTATAACAGGCAACGTCACACGATACTTGACTCGTGTTAGTCAAGAAACCAGCTTATAGACAGCTGAAGTAACCCACCGAAGACGTGCGGCCCTCGGGCTGCCGAACCGTAACATCGACATGAAGGACATGGCTCGTCTGGATGCCGAGGGCAGCCACATCTGGAGAGCACCTCTTTGGTTCCTTTGGCAATGGCAGGTTTTGCGTCATCTTCTGAACTTGATGGTCTTCTTTCCTATCACGGCTTTGGATGGATATGGCCCATTCGGCAACTTGTCTGTCGCCCGTGAAGGCTGCCAGTCGATGCCTCCCACCCGTCACTTCATGCGACTCGGACAGCCGGCATCGGGCTCGAAGCACTTCCACCCCCTCCTTCAGGGCCGTCACGGACATCTCGAGTGGTATCGTCGTCCCCAGTGCAACGGCACGATGTGCGATGGAGACGGAGTATCGCAGGGTATCGGACCACGTCCCTTCGATTGTGACCGGGTCCATCAATGTGAAGGCCGAGTTCGATAGGGCGCGGTTTATGCGAATCGTCCTGTAcgtctgcggcggcgacgccgaagaACTGTTCCggatcgtcgtcgcccccAGCCGATACGTTATGCTGCACCGGCCGCATCCCTGGAAGGTCTCTGGGACGTCACCGGGAACTATCAGGACGAAGGGCCACTCAAAGGTTTCCAGATCTGGCTCATCTTCCGAGACGATTCTATGGCCGTGGTCGATGAGGAACGGTGGCGATTCCTGTTCAAATACGCTGATGGTACGGTAGGAGTCGGGCGTGCTGGAGTCGGCATCGTGCTCACTGGACACAGAAAGCGTCAGAATatgccccagccgcgagtTTCTGACCATACCTACGTGTGCCTCAAGAAACCGTTCATACAGAGGCGTACGCCAAGCACCTTGTGTCCAGCAGGTAGACGCAACCTGACTGTACCTTGAAGAGGCTGTTCTGTCGCCTCTTCAGGAGGCCCTCTGAGAATCACAAAGTCCTTTTCTGTCCTGCCCACATGGTATAGGTGGTCAGCCAGAGGATCGTATAGAATGAGTATGATGCGGAGTTCTGACCGAATCGAGATGTGCGCGTTGCCCTCTGCGCCTACTAGTCGGGACAAGAATGAAAGCATCGGGGCCAGTGTGTTCCAGGCCGGCTTTCGAGGCGAATGTTCTACAACGGTGATAGATGCATCGTGATACTTTTGTCAAATGAAGAACCGTCCTTGAACAGGATCTTAATATTGCGATACAGCGATGTACGTAACAAGGTTGTCTGTCTCATCATGACAATGGACGAGCGAGAAGACGGGATTTGATTTCCGCCCGAGGCTAAAGACATTGCAATCGCATGATGGAGATGTCCAAGGTAACAAGAGTAAGGACCAGATCTCAGTTACTGTTCGGCGGAACTGCGAGGCCGAGTTGACGATGCCCAGGACTGGCGAGGGTCTGGCTTGCATTGTACTGGCGCTGGGACTGTTTCCCAAAGAAGCAATAGCTCGCGCAGGTAGACAGGGTCTTCGAAGACGGGGGAGTTTGGGGCGGCCTGTCTGCACCCAAGAATGCCTACTTATACGACGGAATATAATTGCCGCGGGCTTCTGTTAGGTAACCAAGCCACAAAGATGTCGCTGTTTCTACCATCACAGAACACCGCCCCGTCTTCTCTTAATAGCCAGACGCGGAGTCTTGCGGAACGATGCGGAGCCGACGCCGGTACTGGTTGTCTTGGTGGTTACAGGCGTCTCGTTGTAATCAAGTAGCCGAACAGACAATGTATGTATGTGACTTGTGAGGGAAAAGAAGCACATGTCCACAACGCCATTCGTCGAGTGACGGAATCCATTTTCGACGGGCGAATCAAGTCcgtcctctctctcgtccaGTGCCACGGCTTGTCTGTCTTCCAGGTGGTAGTGTAAGACTAACTGACTGCCGGCGATCCCACcccgtcccatcccatcccatccccgtCATTTGACCCTTGagcgacgccgccatccaaTCCGGTTGGAACCACCTTGGCCGACTAGCACACTTGTTGGCTCTTACCTAAGAAGCAAGCATGGAAGATGGCTTGTTACGGCATCCGGGTTAGCTGCATCTCGACGTCACATGTCTTGACATCCCCTTCtatcctccccccccttcacaGTACTTGGATTAGAAATTGGTGTGCGGTGAAGACTCATCCCTCGTGGGGGGGattccccccccttctttttcgGTCAAGCACCACATATCGACGGTGATGGCTTCGCTCTGATGCCCGTGCATCTGCCAAACGACCAACGGGCAACATCAGGCATCATATTTCGAAATTTGTAATCTTGCTCTTTCTACTGCTGCCCACGTTCTAACGTGATATCCATCAGATGATATTACTATCATCGCGTTATCGGTTCCAGCCACACATCTTCTGATAAGTAGTCGCTGCATCCATCCATACCGATCTCAAAAAccgtcctcttctccttctgaATCCCagtcttcttctcttcacATTTCAAAATCCTGTCACTACTTGGGGCCATTCCGATGCTCACCTCCGCTCTCCTGCTCGCGCCGTCCATCCCAAACATGGCCGCCCTACCGGCCTACGGAAACTACCACCAcgtccagctcgccgaggccttcAACTCGGAGCTCGACCAGAGGCTCGGGCGTCGCCTCTCGCCCACCCCGGCGCACCTCTCCCGCGTCGTCTACGTCCCGAAGCACAAGGACGTCACCGCCCATCTGCCGCTGTACGACGTCTCGGAGAACTacgccaaggccgtcaagggAGAGTTCGTCGGGGGCAGCCGGTACAAGCTGAACCTGGCCATGATGAAGAGGCCGAACGGGGACGGCACCGACGGGGAGGTCCGCTACCTCGTCAACTTTGGGAGCGGcgctgccgaggacgaggtgaCGGTGGAAAGGAGAGTCCCGACGCATAACGGGCCGATGGTCAGCATGTAAGTCTGTTTGGCATAGGACATGACCGACCTAGATAGATAGATCCTCGAGGCGAACAGAAAGAGCTGACATGCATCACAGGCATCTACCTCGCGAAGGCAACGGCAACTTTCGCGTCGCCTCGCTCGACCCGACGCAGACCATGCAGCTCGTCGTTGCCAACTCCTTCCCCATCCCGGACAGGAAGATGCACGCGGCCGCGCCGCCAGTCCGGCACCCGTGGTTCACCATCTCGCACACGTCAcaggacgatgccgacgacgacgacgacgccgccgccgccacgggACTGACGCCCTCGAACCTCGAATGGCAGATCCGGCCGACAGAGCATGGTCCCCTGCGCTACACGCTCGTCGACACGGCCGAagaggatgccgccgccgcggaggccGGCGAGCCGCTCATCCACGCCATCTACCACCACATCGGCGTCGGGTTCGCCCTGCCGAGGGACTACAGCGAGGGCGTCCTGCTGCTCTCGGAgaacctcgacgacgaggccgaggcgctggCTGTTTCTACGCTCCTCGGGCTGCTGCGACAGGTGCGGTCCATCaaccagccgccgccgagaccaaggaAGAAGTCGTTTGTCCAACGAGTCCTGGGCAAGATCTGACAGGATGTGTGTTGTTTTCGTAttattcttttttttttttcctgcTCTCTTTCAGGACAAAGGGGATGTTTATTTGAGTGTGACGTGATACTTTGAAAAACTAAGCACTGTTTCTTCCTCACCTCTCAGACGTATGGTGCTCCTCACATGTAAGGACACTGCTCTTACTGTAGCTAGTGTAGGATATCACTGATTGGCGAGATTGTAACTGATAATGCGGAAAAGCCGCTGATACCCTTTCTTTCATTTGGTAACGACTAGTTTAGTCCTCAACTCACAAAATGTGTATCGATCTAGTACGCTATGGGTTTGAGTATGCCATAGTCTTGTTGAGAAACCGTTTGCTATATGTTTTACCTAAACCACTGTGCTATGCCCCTCATCTCCTGTTGATATTGGTCAGATTGAAATGCTGCACCTTTGAAATGTCGAACAACAGTTTAGGGATGGCTCGACTATATTCATTAGCCAGCTTTACAGCCTTGTGTCCGTTGCACAATCAGGTTTGAGTACCCTTGGAGTTGTTAAG includes these proteins:
- a CDS encoding Fungal specific transcription factor domain-containing protein, whose protein sequence is MKVKCSGSQPCARCDRKKHRCIFAAEDKRVSVPESYLRELQNQRRNSEQASDRSARAVSRADDAEDDVRGRYADAYATPHPTSLGPSEDAAAAGQLETPSNDSPRPGGPAASEPDTEVEDAPSALGEQSDFGPGFRQNPLVDNDYTFAKVGERYWYMGPTSSWSFCRRVLALLGKRIPEAAPDPWHLPHEGAFRMHWTPLGASEAPDVSNLPPLDYAMFLFNTAKFYLGAVFYLVDEPSFLREMRELYEDPAAKAASSRLWYAQYLLILAFGKAFVVSGGGPHATAPPGAQYAARAMALLPDLSGLNPDSILSIQALALAAVYFQCLDMRLAAYQHIGQALRIGIVEGIYRHMPEEVVGTEYSRRCNIVFWVVYTLDREFSALMGAPTSIRDEDITVKLPSKMDGSLDALNMTLHVRLSRLMARILTTVYGVGKEFDGSLVLNTQSILRDLARLSRDLTALLDTHFQGSVSRASRMALRLILSYHHCVVLTTRPLVMCALHMHIEHSDNRHSQTVSLTPPVASLLQSCVDSAQTVLRTLRVLGDEDLLEAFLPFQLEDAFSSAFLLYLIRVISPSLLQDDAWCDNIKCVLDRMIAKGSLVAPLRRLELSQLEHIMSALTPAGEEPPTPPPSTAQQQQQHHHQQHAQQHVQHGQHHGSHEHGSFLDQMEEAGWDIFDTSGMGGLSPQALLDLAERLDVEDLIQSVDGDGDHR
- a CDS encoding Flavoprotein oxygenase translates to MAASNSSNSKGAIVERVDNFDEIQSKRPKFDHSGTPIEVTQSPDPRWTYGQGVRTRGGDSAVPSHREIDPCAPDRPMISNYRLLVSGIAPRPVGFLSTVSSDGRKNLAPFSYFQVVDHDPPTFVVGFSSRAGAAAAGPGKDSYRNLRDTGECVINTVSEDMIEAVNATSIDAPPGVSEWDISGLREAPAATVRPSRVRESVFSIEAKVVDVKELGGHAEGGKSAAAPAAGMVLLRATRFWVREDAADADFSHIELDKLRPVGQLGGRSYGRITSTFEVPRRRWQDEEPRSELLQGLSRARQDQE
- a CDS encoding Proline dehydrogenase gives rise to the protein MPARLVVCNQAPVPLFGVLRRQGAARYNSTAAAAATTTTVTPVGKTTQTAASSTQGKSPLSRLPTLALVRSLVLTQFMSSPLLMKPALPLLHFIAKSKMALFNPDRNPVLNRLLRWTIYDHFCAGENLQQVTKTVNSVKRMGYQGVILNYAKEIVLDTKEAGADAPAGDYAAPFYEMVDLWKKGNIETLRMLAPGDFLAVKITGAGPIAVDAMRAHAPIPDVIRDALDEMCDEARKQGSRLWIDAEQQALQPQLDEWTIDLMRRHNRESKPLVYNTIQSYLKASKAKAERHMALAAREGWSLGVKLVRGAYIENETRSLIHDTKEDTDRNFDDITDMFISQRLPPSADASLSFPSSALFLATHNAASSSTAIANHRRRLLDGLPTTELECGQLLGMADELSCELLDNYDACLADSGLRREAIPKPFKYLPWGSVSECMGYLHRRAVENKGAIEQSAHMLGSLKSELRRRVFG
- a CDS encoding CreD is translated as MSLASGGNQIPSSRSSIVMMRQTTLLRTSLYRNIKILFKDEHSPRKPAWNTLAPMLSFLSRLVGAEGNAHISIRSELRIILILYDPLADHLYHVGRTEKDFVILRGPPEEATEQPLQGTVRLRLPAGHKVLGVRLCMNGFLRHTEHDADSSTPDSYRTISVFEQESPPFLIDHGHRIVSEDEPDLETFEWPFVLIVPGDVPETFQGCGRCSITYRLGATTIRNSSSASPPQTYRTIRINRALSNSAFTLMDPVTIEGTWSDTLRYSVSIAHRAVALGTTIPLEMSVTALKEGVEVLRARCRLSESHEVTGGRHRLAAFTGDRQVAEWAISIQSRDRKEDHQVQKMTQNLPLPKEPKRCSPDVAALGIQTSHVLHVDVTVRQPEGRTSSYRVTLPVILFISPQLPIDGSETFVWPEDMTGTNDVTLQNGVLDIPPIYGAHLEDKVLDTLSP